In Candidatus Syntrophosphaera sp., the sequence TCACCAGCTTGTTGTCCACGGTGGGGATCAGCTTTTGGGAAACGATCACGCTCAGCACGTCGGCCAGGCGGTTGCGCACGCGTTCCTGCTCCTCGGGCGGAAATTCCGCCACGATGCGGTGGATGCTGTCGATGGCCGAGCTGGTGTGCAGGGTGGTGAAGGCCTTGTGGCCGCTGTCCGTGATCTCCAGCACGGTGGAGATCGTGTAGGGGTCGCGCATCTCGCCCACCATGATGATGTCCGGGTCCTGGCGCAGGGCCTCGATCGCCCCGTTGGCGAAGGAGATCACGTCCGCCCCCACCTCGCGGTGGCGCACCAGGCAGAGCTTGGATTCGTGCACGTATTCGATCGGGTTGGCGATGATCACCACGTGGCCATGGTTCTCAATGTTGTTCATGTCGATGATGGCGTCCAGGGTGGTGCTTTTGCCGCTGCCGGTGATCCCGGTGACCAGGATCAGGCCGGTCTTTTCAAAGCGCAGGTTCATCCGCTCCTGGATGGGAGGGGGCATGCGCAATTGGTCCATGGAAAAAACAAAGTCGTTGATGCGGCGGAAGTTCACACAGGCGTGCCCGCGGTCCAGATAGGCGGAGCCGCGGAAGCGGATCTCCTTATTGCCTTCCCGGGCGATGGCGGAAAAATCCAGCACCATGTTGTCGAAGAGCCTCTGCTTCTGCATCGGGCTCAGCCAGCTGGTGATGATGGCCGTGGTCTCCAGATAGCTGTATTCGCCGTAGGCGGTGAGGGGTTTCTTATTGCCGAACACCCTCATCCAGATCTGTCTCGCGCAGCCGGGCGCGCCGAAATCGATGTCAGAGGCTTCCTTCTCCTTGGTAGCCAGCAGCCAGCCGTGCAAAAGGTCGCGGGCTTCCTGCTTCCAAGCCGGGTTGCGCTCGATGATGCTGTCCACGGCCAGGCAGAGCTCGGTCCCGGACAGCCGTTCGTCGACCTGCGCGTGCAGTGCTTCCTTAAAAGTCAGTGGCATTTACAATTCCTGTTCTTCCTGGGTGCTGCCCGCGCCTCCGGACAGGAACAGCCTCATCGCTGTCCGCTTCCATTTGATGTGCAGGCAATGGATAAGATTGATCATAAAGCGTTTGGTGAGAGTTTCGTCCTGATAGGCAAAGAACTCCCAGATCCGCTTGCGGCTGAAATGGCGGAGCTGCGTTTCTTCCAGCGCCACCAGATGGGTGAAGACGGCGTTGGGATAGACGAAGGTCTCCTCGCCCCAGAAATCGCCTTCCCCCAAAGTGTCCACCAGGGCCTGGTCATACATGGCGTCCAGCCTGCCCACCTCCACCCAGATCATGGAGGTTTGTTCGTCCGTGAACTGGATCAGGTCCCCCCGCTCGTAGGACCGGAGGATGCCGGTCTGGCGGAATTCCCATTGCTGGTCCTGCGTGAAGCCCCGCAACAGGATCTGCTCGATCAGCTTGCCGGGCAAAAATTCCGTGTTCTCGCGGCTGGGGCCGGTGTTCAGGGCGGCGCTGAGCACCTGCAGGAGGTTCTCGACCTGGATGGGTTTGGAAATGCAGGTATAAGCCCCGTGCTGGCGGGCCTCCTGCTCCAGCTCAAAATCGGCAAAGGTGCTGATGGCGATGACCGGCGCTTTGGGAAACAGCCGCTTCAGGCCCTCGATCCGCTCAACGCCCTGCTGCCCGGGCCACTGGATGTCGGCAATGACGACGTCGTAACTGCAGGCTCCCGCCGCGGCTTCCGCCCCGGGCAGGTCGGCCACGTATTCCGCCTCATAACCCTTTTCTTCCAGCCAGTCTCCGACCGTTTCCCGGGTGAGCTCGTCACCGTCCACGATCAGTACTTTTGCGGGCATCAGTTTCTCCTCTGTATCC encodes:
- the tadA gene encoding Flp pilus assembly complex ATPase component TadA, coding for MPLTFKEALHAQVDERLSGTELCLAVDSIIERNPAWKQEARDLLHGWLLATKEKEASDIDFGAPGCARQIWMRVFGNKKPLTAYGEYSYLETTAIITSWLSPMQKQRLFDNMVLDFSAIAREGNKEIRFRGSAYLDRGHACVNFRRINDFVFSMDQLRMPPPIQERMNLRFEKTGLILVTGITGSGKSTTLDAIIDMNNIENHGHVVIIANPIEYVHESKLCLVRHREVGADVISFANGAIEALRQDPDIIMVGEMRDPYTISTVLEITDSGHKAFTTLHTSSAIDSIHRIVAEFPPEEQERVRNRLADVLSVIVSQKLIPTVDNKLVMTREILSVDASVQAAIRNKNIGEIYQMMVEGKRYGMCTLEQDLHELMRRRIITNKTAMSFANNKKRMYQLISMT
- a CDS encoding response regulator; protein product: MPAKVLIVDGDELTRETVGDWLEEKGYEAEYVADLPGAEAAAGACSYDVVIADIQWPGQQGVERIEGLKRLFPKAPVIAISTFADFELEQEARQHGAYTCISKPIQVENLLQVLSAALNTGPSRENTEFLPGKLIEQILLRGFTQDQQWEFRQTGILRSYERGDLIQFTDEQTSMIWVEVGRLDAMYDQALVDTLGEGDFWGEETFVYPNAVFTHLVALEETQLRHFSRKRIWEFFAYQDETLTKRFMINLIHCLHIKWKRTAMRLFLSGGAGSTQEEQEL